In Elaeis guineensis isolate ETL-2024a chromosome 1, EG11, whole genome shotgun sequence, a genomic segment contains:
- the LOC105038198 gene encoding LOW QUALITY PROTEIN: DEAD-box ATP-dependent RNA helicase 40 (The sequence of the model RefSeq protein was modified relative to this genomic sequence to represent the inferred CDS: inserted 1 base in 1 codon; substituted 1 base at 1 genomic stop codon) yields MAKGDDAVRRKRNKTHRKRMRNSDSAVSARVASIIAAKHRRKAGKRRICEGMCFSLPTPDDPFNDRHGKKGVAKTCAARRANEKRKSLALPKEVPPPGPAAENKVNQVDVAPNHEGDRRPGGKGGGDGGCSDYGSPSKFLILCLNALQDAWVEEGTSDGSVEGNLLASTWGVEFWRCCSAGSDISDTSGACASREQIAWLVSTASDIIAQKEKQGIFVTSPFLVYLVPSQEKAVQVRSLCKPLKAFGIHTVSLHPSASMDHQVHGLKSCEPEFVVSTPERLLELVALRAIDISSTSLLVIDGLKKFLDLGFVDKVYSIRDSITGHPQMVLFSDSDEEALKPVVQNLLRKPLRRLSLYDSAASQSAFISQHVHLCTPEEDKLLKAMQILTQTLSNQTPHCVKVLFILGTASKAXMLISSLNAGGYALSXDSASDFFIIADSEKVTKVTVKDKENILKADMEEFEIVMFVDLPSVEDYVEILTRIARHSVTGVLHSFFRKADAPLSQPLINVLEQCGQMVPEVLRSFDSS; encoded by the exons ATGGCGAAAGGAGACGACGCGGTGAGGAGGAAGAGGAACAAGACCCACCGCAAGCGAATGAGGAACAGCGACTCCGCCGTCTCCGCTCGCGTCGCCTCCATCATCGCCGCCAAGCACCGCCGCAAGGCCGGCAAGCGCCGCATCTGCGAGGGGATGTGCTTCAGCCTCCCGACTCCCGACGACCCCTTCAACGATCGGCACGGCAAGAAGGGCGTGGCCAAGACGTGCGCCGCTCGGAGGGCCAACGAGAAAAGAAAGTCGCTTGCCCTCCCCAAGGAGGTCCCTCCTCCCGGTCCGGCCGCCGAGAACAAAGTAAATCAGGTAGACGTCGCTCCGAATCACGAGGGAGACCGGCGCCCTGGAGGAAAGGGCGGTGGAGATGGTGGCTGCTCGGACTACGGCAGCCCCTCCAAGTTTCTTATCCTCTGCCTGAACGCCCTACAGGATGCTTGGGTCGAGGAAGGGACATCCGATGGAAGTGTGGAGGGGAATCTCTTGGCCAGCACCTGGGGTGTGGAGTTCTGGAGGTGCTGTTCTGCCGGATCGGATATATCGGACACTAGTGGGGCTTGTGCTAGCAGAGAGCAGATCGCTTGGCTGGTTTCCACGGCTTCTGATATCATTGCACAGAAGGAGAAGCAGGGGATTTTCGTGACCAGCCCCTTCCTTGTATACCTCGTCCCATCTCAAGAGAAGGCTGTTCAG GTTAGATCACTGTGCAAACCACTCAAGGCTTTCGGAATCCACACAGTAAGCTTGCACCCCAGTGCGTCTATGGATCACCAGGTTCACGG TTTAAAAAGCTGCGAGCCTGAGTTCGTTGTATCCACCCCAGAAAGGCTTCTTGAGCTTGTTGCCCTAAGGGCCATTGACATATCTAGTACATCCTTATTG gttATTGATGGATTGAAAAAATTTCTAGACCTTGGGTTTGTAGATAAAGTCTATTCCATCAGGGACAGTATAACTGGACATCCTCAGATGGTTCTCTTCAGCGATTCTGATGAAGAAGCCCTTAAGCCTGTGGTGCAAAATTTACTCAGAAAGCCACTTAGGAGACTGTCGTTGTATGATTCTGCAGCTAGTCAAAGTGCATTTATATCTCAACATGTGCACTTATGTACACCAGAAGAGGATAAGCTATTGAAG GCTATGCAAATTCTTACTCAGACACTTAGTAACCAAACACCCCATTGTGTTAAGGTCCTATTTATACTGGGAACAGCTAGCAAGGCTTAGATGTTAATTTCTTCCCTTAATGCTGGAGGTTATGCATTAT ATGACTCTGCAAGCGACTTCTTTATTATAGCTGACAG TGAAAAGGTGACAAAAGTCACGGTGAAGGATAAAGAGAACATTCTGAAAGCAGATATGGAGGAATTTGaaatagtgatgtttgtggatcTGCCCTCAGTTGAAGATTATGTCGAAATTCTCACAAGAATTGCACGCCATTCTGTAACTGGGGTGCTACATAGTTTTTTTCGGAAAGCAGATGCTCCTCTCTCTCAGCCTCTAATCAATGTGCTTGAGCAGTGTGGTCAGATGGTGCCTGAAGTCCTGAGAAGTTTTGATTCTTCATAG
- the LOC105038199 gene encoding glucomannan 4-beta-mannosyltransferase 9, giving the protein MERVSSTAILPEAFQGARDDITEQMGLVWQQIKAPVIVPLLRLTVFLCLAMSVMLFVEKVYMAVVIVIVKLLGKRPEKRYRWEPMRDDLELGNSAYPMVLLQIPMYNEKEVYQLSIGAACGLSWPSDRIIIQVLDDSTDPVIKDLVELECQRWASKGINIKYEIRDNRNGYKAGALKEGMKHSYVKDCDYVAIFDADFQPEPDFLFRTIPFLVHNPELALVQARWKFVNSDECLMTRMQEMSLDYHFTVEQEVGSLTYAFFGFNGTAGVWRISALREAGGWKDRTTVEDMDLAVRASLKGWKFVFLGDLKVKNELPSTLKAYRYQQHRWSCGPANLFRKMLLEIVRNKKVSLFKKVHVIYNFFFVRKIVAHIVTFVFYCLVIPATVLVPEVQIPKWGAVYIPSIITLLNAVGTPRSLHLLVFWILFENVMSLHRTKATFIGLLEVGRVNEWVVTEKLGDALKMKMAAKAARKPRIRIGDRLHLLELGVGAYLFFCGCYDVAFGKNHFFIYLFLQATAFFIVGFGYVGTFVSHS; this is encoded by the exons ATGGAGAGGGTATCGTCGACGGCGATACTTCCGGAGGCGTTCCAGGGGGCTCGGGACGACATTACAGAGCAGATGGGGCTGGTGTGGCAGCAGATCAAAGCGCCGGTCATCGTCCCCTTGCTCCGCCTCACGGTGTTCCTCTGCCTGGCCATGTCGGTGATGCTGTTCGTCGAGAAAGTGTACATGGCCGTCGTCATCGTCATCGTCAAGCTCTTAGGGAAGCGGCCGGAGAAGCGCTACAGATGGGAGCCCATGCGGGACGACCTGGAGCTCGGCAACTCCGCCTATCCCATGGTCCTCCTCCAGATCCCCATGTACAACGAAAAAGAG GTGTATCAGCTGTCCATCGGAGCTGCATGCGGGCTATCATGGCCGTCGGATCGAATCATAATCCAAGTGCTTGATGATTCCACCGACCCTGTTATTAAG GATCTGGTGGAGCTGGAGTGCCAGCGGTGGGCGAGCAAAGGGATCAACATCAAGTACGAGATCCGGGACAACCGGAACGGGTACAAGGCCGGGGCGCTGAAGGAAGGCATGAAGCACAGCTACGTCAAGGACTGCGACTATGTCGCCATCTTCGACGCCGACTTCCAGCCGGAGCCCGACTTCCTTTTCCGCACCATCCCTTTCCTCGTCCATAACCCCGAGCTTGCACTCGTCCAGGCCCGCTGGAAGTTCG TCAATTCAGATGAGTGCTTGATGACAAGGATGCAGGAGATGTCCCTGGATTACCACTTCACCGTGGAGCAGGAAGTGGGATCCTTAACCTATGCCTTTTTTGGCTTCAATG GTACTGCTGGGGTGTGGCGGATATCAGCTCTTAGAGAAGCAGGAGGTTGGAAAGATCGGACCACAGTAGAGGACATGGATTTAGCTGTTCGAGCAAGCCTTAAGGGTTGGAAATTTGTATTCCTTGGAGACCTCAAG GTTAAAAATGAACTACCGAGTACTCTCAAGGCTTACCGTTATCAGCAACACAGGTGGTCTTGTGGACCAGCAAATTTGTTCAGAAAAATGTTGTTGGAGATTGTAAGGAACAAG AAAGTATCTCTCTTCAAGAAAGTGCATGTGATCTACAATTTCTTCTTCGTGCGGAAGATTGTAGCCCATATTGTAACCTTTGTGTTCTACTGTCTGGTAATCCCTGCAACTGTTTTGGTCCCTGAGGTGCAGATACCAAAGTGGGGTGCAGTTTATATCCCCTCAATCATTACCCTTCTCAATGCTGTTGGAACTCCAAG GTCTCTTCACTTGCTCgtattttggatcctttttgagAATGTCATGTCTCTGCACCGAACGAAAGCAACTTTTATTGGCCTGTTGGAAGTAGGGAGAGTGAATGAATGGGTGGTCACAGAGAAGTTGGGAGATGCTTTAAAAATGAAAATGGCTGCCAAAGCCGCCAGGAAGCCACGGATCAGGATAGGTGACAG ATTGCATCTGTTGGAGCTTGGTGTTGGAGCCTATCTCTTCTTCTGCGGGTGTTATGATGTGGCCTTCGGAAAGAACCATTTCTTCATATACCTCTTCCTCCAAGCAACTGCTTTCTTCATTGTTGGTTTTGGTTATGTTGGCACCTTCGTCTCCCATTCCTAA